A stretch of Acidimicrobiales bacterium DNA encodes these proteins:
- a CDS encoding MFS transporter, which translates to MTPQRLLADGRRPVVLALMATIGIASYNNLSVAAALPDIGDDLGDISLLPFVITVELLTSAVAVLAAGPIVDGLGARRTFRAATVGFVATSILVAAAPTMPMLVAGRAIQGVFAGAIMTVGVATIGLAIPEALRPRAFALTSAIWGVMGVAGPAIAAILVSTVGWRGIFLVNVPVTAVAAIAGWHRIPDRHADATRQRFDGRGIALIAAITTAALALASYQPVVIAVALVVIVVTVPLYVRRSRRTAHPVVRIPHLLDARYRTVHLTSMAVLAGGVGANSLLPLYLRTVRGQSNSAAAFSVLFLTIGWSTSAWISSRLQDRFAAEWVSLLGAVIASPAAIATALMIHLEAPLGLIYAVFFWLGAGVGMVTSTGAALLQSRTREDEMGRLTGAHQFLRTLAITFGIAIVGAVTLAVVDARVGDVEVVRDLLSDDDVIVSREILESIGDGFAIAIAAMAVLVATSLLSAVHLVRHRGQGVASAP; encoded by the coding sequence ATGACGCCCCAGCGGTTGCTCGCCGACGGCCGGCGGCCCGTCGTGCTCGCGCTGATGGCGACGATCGGCATCGCGTCGTACAACAACCTCTCGGTGGCCGCGGCCCTGCCCGACATCGGTGACGACCTCGGCGACATCTCGCTGCTGCCCTTCGTCATCACGGTCGAGCTGCTGACCTCCGCCGTCGCCGTCCTCGCGGCGGGGCCGATCGTCGACGGTCTCGGCGCCCGTCGCACGTTCCGCGCCGCCACGGTCGGGTTCGTCGCGACGTCGATCCTCGTGGCCGCGGCGCCGACGATGCCGATGCTCGTCGCCGGCCGCGCCATCCAGGGCGTCTTCGCCGGCGCGATCATGACCGTCGGCGTCGCCACCATCGGTCTGGCGATCCCCGAGGCGTTGCGGCCGCGGGCCTTCGCCCTCACGTCCGCGATCTGGGGCGTCATGGGCGTGGCCGGCCCGGCCATCGCCGCGATCCTCGTCTCCACCGTTGGTTGGCGGGGCATCTTCCTCGTCAACGTGCCCGTGACGGCCGTCGCGGCCATCGCCGGCTGGCACCGGATCCCCGACCGCCACGCGGACGCCACCCGACAGCGATTCGACGGCCGCGGCATCGCCCTCATCGCCGCGATCACGACGGCCGCGCTCGCGCTGGCGTCGTATCAGCCCGTGGTGATCGCCGTCGCCCTCGTCGTGATCGTCGTGACCGTGCCGCTCTATGTCCGCCGGAGCCGCCGCACGGCCCACCCGGTCGTGCGCATCCCCCACCTGCTCGACGCCCGCTACCGCACCGTTCACCTCACGTCGATGGCCGTCCTCGCCGGCGGCGTCGGGGCCAACTCCCTCCTCCCGCTCTACCTCCGCACCGTGCGCGGCCAGAGCAACTCGGCCGCCGCCTTCAGCGTGTTGTTCCTGACGATCGGCTGGTCGACCAGCGCGTGGATCTCCAGCCGGCTGCAGGACCGGTTCGCCGCGGAGTGGGTGTCGCTGCTCGGCGCGGTCATCGCGTCGCCCGCCGCCATCGCCACCGCGCTCATGATCCATCTCGAGGCGCCGCTCGGGCTGATCTACGCCGTCTTCTTCTGGCTCGGCGCCGGGGTCGGCATGGTCACCTCGACCGGCGCGGCACTCCTCCAGTCACGCACCCGCGAGGACGAGATGGGGCGGCTGACCGGCGCCCACCAGTTCCTACGCACCCTCGCCATCACCTTCGGGATCGCGATCGTCGGCGCGGTCACGCTCGCGGTCGTCGACGCTCGGGTCGGCGACGTCGAGGTGGTGCGGGACCTGCTCTCCGATGACGACGTCATCGTCAGCCGGGAGATCCTCGAGTCCATCGGCGACGGCTTCGCCATCGCCATCGCCGCGATGGCCGTGCTGGTCGCCACGTCGCTGCTCAGCGCGGTTCACCTCGTGCGCCATCGGGGCCAGGGGGTAGCCTCCGCCCCGTGA
- a CDS encoding zinc-binding dehydrogenase gives MKALRFSRKEGRYAAAMVASRFRPGAGASVGPLDLVDDDPPDLPDEGWHRVWPRLTGICGSDLSTIDGHASRYFEDFVSFPFVPGHEIVGDMAGGRRVVIEPVLGHAARGFPLPFEGAAPADGNDYRHLTCGHLEPGIQTGFCESTGGGWSTEFVAHESQLHDVPEWMSDELAVTLEPVAGGIHAALRAAVSDGDTVAVIGAGPMGLVTVAALRHFTDPGSIMIGAKYPVQRSLAEEFGADVVTAPGELDRAVRRATNSFMIGTRLSGGADIVIDAVGSEESIAQAIGLCRPRGRVVMLGMPGVVNVDLTALWHRETELVGTYTYGTETTKDGRTATSFELAFELAGKVPFDKMLSATYPLDRYREALEHAASAGPRGGVKIAFDLRDEKRRGLPEE, from the coding sequence GTGAAGGCGCTCCGCTTCAGCCGCAAGGAAGGCCGCTACGCCGCGGCGATGGTCGCGTCGCGATTCCGACCCGGCGCGGGTGCATCCGTCGGGCCGCTCGATCTCGTCGACGACGATCCGCCGGACCTGCCTGACGAGGGCTGGCACCGCGTGTGGCCCCGGCTCACCGGCATCTGCGGGAGTGATCTGTCGACCATCGACGGTCATGCCTCGCGCTACTTCGAGGACTTCGTGTCCTTTCCGTTCGTTCCCGGCCACGAGATCGTCGGCGACATGGCCGGTGGACGCCGGGTCGTCATCGAGCCGGTGCTCGGTCACGCCGCCCGCGGTTTCCCGCTCCCCTTCGAGGGCGCAGCCCCGGCCGACGGCAACGACTACCGCCATCTCACGTGCGGCCATCTCGAGCCGGGCATCCAGACCGGATTCTGCGAGAGCACGGGCGGCGGTTGGTCCACGGAGTTCGTGGCCCACGAGAGCCAGCTCCACGACGTGCCCGAGTGGATGAGCGACGAGCTCGCCGTCACCCTCGAACCCGTCGCCGGCGGCATCCACGCCGCACTGCGCGCCGCGGTGAGCGATGGCGACACCGTGGCCGTCATCGGTGCCGGCCCGATGGGCCTCGTCACGGTGGCGGCGCTGCGCCACTTCACCGACCCCGGCTCGATCATGATCGGCGCCAAGTACCCGGTGCAGCGGTCGCTGGCGGAGGAGTTCGGCGCGGACGTCGTCACCGCGCCCGGCGAGTTGGACCGGGCCGTGCGCCGGGCGACCAACTCGTTCATGATCGGCACCCGCCTGTCCGGCGGGGCCGACATCGTGATCGATGCCGTCGGCTCCGAGGAGTCGATCGCCCAGGCGATCGGCCTGTGTCGGCCCCGGGGCCGCGTCGTCATGCTCGGCATGCCCGGCGTGGTGAACGTCGACCTCACGGCGCTCTGGCACCGCGAGACCGAGCTGGTCGGCACCTACACGTACGGCACGGAGACCACGAAGGACGGCCGCACCGCGACGAGCTTCGAGCTGGCGTTCGAGCTGGCGGGCAAGGTGCCGTTCGACAAGATGCTCTCCGCGACCTATCCGCTGGACCGCTATCGCGAGGCGTTGGAACACGCGGCGAGCGCCGGTCCGCGGGGCGGCGTGAAGATCGCCTTCGACCTGCGGGACGAGAAGCGGCGAGGCCTCCCGGAGGAGTAG
- a CDS encoding phytanoyl-CoA dioxygenase family protein — MSAAPVVSDTDRHRYATDGVVALRGVLPIALVESMAAPVERALADPDTTTDMTELGAALGGTTPTAGQGRFRSGVDHWRHDAEMLAFATDSALPAAIASLLETPTLHLYEDSVLAKEPGTLEPTVFHQDHPYFSVDGEQVCTTWIPLDVVTRDTGGMGYVRGSHLDERDWRPNLFVTRDAIPGAAGEDVPDFHTDPGDADIVWIDAEPGDVIVHHARTLHGAGPNRSTTLRRRAISIRYCGAGVTFRRRALTPKPHHEPMKDGDPLGPPAFPRAWP, encoded by the coding sequence GTGAGCGCGGCGCCGGTGGTCAGCGACACCGACCGGCACCGCTACGCGACCGATGGCGTCGTCGCCCTGCGGGGCGTGCTGCCGATCGCGCTCGTCGAGTCGATGGCTGCGCCGGTCGAACGGGCGCTCGCCGATCCTGACACGACGACCGACATGACCGAGCTCGGCGCCGCGCTGGGCGGCACGACGCCGACGGCCGGGCAGGGGCGATTCCGCAGCGGGGTGGACCACTGGCGCCACGACGCCGAGATGCTCGCCTTCGCCACCGACTCCGCGCTCCCGGCCGCCATCGCGTCCCTGCTCGAGACGCCGACGCTGCACCTTTACGAGGACTCCGTCCTCGCGAAGGAACCGGGCACGCTCGAGCCGACGGTGTTCCATCAGGACCATCCGTACTTCTCGGTCGACGGTGAGCAGGTGTGCACCACCTGGATCCCGCTCGATGTCGTCACGCGCGACACCGGCGGCATGGGCTACGTGCGGGGCAGCCATCTCGACGAGCGGGACTGGCGACCGAACCTGTTCGTCACCCGTGATGCCATTCCGGGAGCCGCCGGCGAGGACGTGCCGGACTTCCACACCGATCCTGGCGACGCCGACATCGTGTGGATCGACGCCGAGCCCGGCGACGTGATCGTGCACCACGCCCGCACCCTCCACGGCGCGGGGCCGAACCGATCGACGACCCTGCGTCGACGCGCGATCTCGATCCGCTACTGCGGCGCCGGTGTGACGTTTCGGCGGCGGGCGCTCACCCCGAAGCCGCACCACGAGCCCATGAAGGACGGCGACCCGCTGGGCCCACCCGCATTCCCGCGAGCCTGGCCCTAG